From the genome of Periplaneta americana isolate PAMFEO1 chromosome 17, P.americana_PAMFEO1_priV1, whole genome shotgun sequence:
AAATACTTTCAAGTCCGAAGTGATACATCTTATTTTACATCGCACAATGTCCCAGGGTATATACTATATCATAATTCACAATTGTAATTAATCCTGTAACTTAAAATTGTCACCTATGGTCCTGtcgttctaatttccggcagccaatcgcgttgctacatttaaacgtgtacgtcttgtgattcgctgattcatttcttaaggctcgataaatacttaatataatcgcccaccattttggttctttcgttggcgttcgcagacagcacacgaagacgttatttgccgctcaattatttgctgaattacagtgcgtttgatttattatcacaggagctacgacatgataatgtttaactgtgtggcaaatagattcctcgtatggtagctcggcaacgtaagaacaaaaatggcgaacgatactacctaccttgacgttatagagccttcactttctaagacgtaagcaaagaggagcaatcacgccggaaataacagcgtcgcgaataTAGTTTGAGTAAGTAGTCAAGTTCGATGTTCCTCTGGGTTatgtatatttttctgtttcgattttgtcttaAGTACAcctataatttttttgtgttaacaTTACGTCATCATCCtgtatttcttttattctctgattgagtggaagagaagccctcaagatcttaactctgccagaataaataaagcattattattattattattattattattattattattattattattattattattctatagaCTAATGGAATATTTTCATGATAGCATTGCAGACAATGTAATATCATCGAACCGCAACAGTGATGAACATGAAGACGATGTGAGGAGCGAGAGTCCAGAATCTTGTGTGTCTTCAGAGAAGCCAGGCGGCGAGGGTTCCGTTGAATGTCGCTACAATGACAAGCAGCACCCATTAGAGAACAACTTGGGAAAGCAATGTCGCAGCCATACAAGCAACTCTTCGTCTTCGGTGAGCAGTGAAGAATCGGAGACTACGAACAAGTGCCATGTGTGTGGCAAGGTTCTGTCGACTGTTTGGTCTCTGAAATGTCACTTGCGGACTCACACCGGTGAGGTGCCATACAAGTGCGACGACTGTGGGAAGTGTTTCTCGGATTCGTGCAATCTCAGAACTCACGCCCGTGTGCACACCGGCGAGAAGCCGTTCAAATGCCATATTTGTGGCAAGTGTTTCTTGGACTCCAGCAGCCTCACGAGGCATGTACGCGTGCACACAGGTGAGAAGCCGTTCACGTGCAATGTGTGTGGAAAACGTTTCACGCAGTCGGCAAACTTAAAGGTCCACGCAAGACTGCATACCGGCGCGAAACCGTTCAAGTGCGACATCTGTGGAAACGGTTTCTCGCAGTCgggaaatttaaaaatgcataaacGCCTGCATACTGGCGAAAAGCCGTTCAAATGCGTTACTTGTGGCAAGTGTTTCTCACAGTCGGCGACATTAAACAGACATGCACGCCAGCACACCGCCTAGACATCGGTGGAATGTCTTCCCCGAAATTGGGATACCTGGAAAGGGTGATtggccacacacacacacacacagtcgaAAACCATTGAGATACTCTCTGTGTGCAGTTCGTCTTGGTATCAGTGCATCTTACACGGAATGCATGTCTACATACAGATTATaactagggttgccagatgttcCATATTGTATGGTGCGTCTAAAATCCCGCATTTACGGACTAGTAAACGAAAgaccatttttaataattttcttttaaaactaCACGTCTTGTCTGTACGGATCTCATATacagataaaatgaaataatatcgaGTGACAAGTAATGCACACAGTATATGGATACGCAGAACAAATTTTCGAACATCTCAGTCCACTAAATTTAACAttgttcaatttttaaaatttgaacaaattgcagattctttgaaatgttgttgttgttgttgttgttttgtaataccaggtgtttgacaataaagtcatttgaccttttgcactccaatatttttcaaagatattatgatgaccagccactgaagcacagattttgagatgttccgaatccatttcttggtttgagttgcacaatgggcagttaggggactgatatattccaattctatgcaggtgtttggccaaacaatcatggcctgttgccaatctaaatgcagctacagacgattttcgtggtaaatcgggaattaactgtgtgtgtgtgtgtgtgtgtgtgtgtgtatctaatgctctggatttgacAAAAAAGTCATCATCCTTCTAAAATCCTTGTTTGAAATGTTAATGTTTGTCTAGGTTTCAATATAGACTTTTTTATGGGGAGTTTTCAAGATTTCAggaatatttaattgaaataggAACTACACAacacaaagaaattgtaaatacaCTTCTTAATTTTGGTATTCTGTGGCCTGTGGTTTCTCAAAATTATGTGCATCTGGTTTTGTTTTGCGATCACCACGTCTCGAGCCTCGACCTGTCCCTTATTGGCATTCCGAAAACATGGCAACCCTAATTGAAGGCATCGAAACGAAGTAACTGTCATGAATAACAAATAGTTGTACTGAGCACAAGCGTCTGTGTCTGATGCAGTACGAGATGGACCAATCAATTGATTTGCATTCTCGTTTTTATGCGTATTTGATTACGTCATTGCAATTCAGTTCTTTAAACATGCGTgtaataattaaaacatttcatttctaGAAGTATAAGGAATGTAGAATGTTCTTCTTTCTGAAATACCAATATGTAAGTAAAATAGCATTATTGAATATTATGACGAATGGtacaaaaatgtgtaattaaatactacaatatgatgaaaatgataaatgttttataataaaatattttactttatctTATCTATGATAGTATTAATTTAAATGAAGAGCCGAGATGCTGTAATACTAGAATTGCCTACCCAAATTCATTACATGATCTGTAATTCATGACAAATCTGGTACCTCTTCCTTTTCCTGATTTCGCAATTCGAAAATCTTGGctatataaatgaatgtgcaatacTGATCTAGTGTACATCTCGATTACAAAGAGAGAGTATCCACAAGTGATTAATTACAGTGAGGACAGCTGCACAGGGCTTATCTCTAAATAAATAAGAGTTTCCCAATAAAATTGTTATGACGATATTTCAATTATGAACAAGAACAGCGAAAGAAGTTCAGTTTGCGCCTTAAACGGAAATCTTTAATCCATTGAATTATTCCAACTGGAGGTTACCTAAAAAGCCTGTATGGACTAAGACCTGTATTCTCTGTTGAAAAAATGAACCTACTGTTCAGACGACACAGACCGTCGTGGCAGTacatattaacaataacaaaaaacaGAATTAACGTCAGTGTTGGGAGTGGCATCAGAAGATGAAAAATAGGAAGAAGATTCAATAATGCCATAAATTCCAACCTAAAATATATCCTACTTTTGTTTATTATGACGAATAACTAAATTGTGCGGGAAATGCTTGTCTTCTTCCCACTTCATATATTTATCTTCATTGGAAATAAGAGTCATCCTGGGGGATCATATATGTTGAATTTGTTATGTTGTCAGCGACTTTATTCCTACCATGTTTCAGTATTTCCGAAATGGTATGGACACCTATTTTAGAAGCTCTGTCTGTTCGGCCTTGccaataggaaaagttaatttcaCACGTACAACTTCATTACTATTTACATTTACAGTCTGCAAGTTAATAGGGATTACATGCTTTCACTCATTCTACTGTCAggaaaaaaatttggatttttaatcaatgttggaATGTAGTAActctaatatttttaatgatacAGGATTCTGAATGATTTGATTTTCTTCAAGCACGTCACGAGAGAGAATTCCATacatcgatggtgttgaacagcaacctttatgtcaaaaatattaacaaaatgacagggttgggcagataaaaccggccccatctcatgtcacatgatttggaaaataaattatgtagggtattgatttcttttctttttcttgaaaatgtaattatgttggctatactgtatctcccgcgtgttttgtgtcattgttgttgcgccattgttgcttataacctcttctggttgctgtttaaaagtcagacgttctaaactcatgtaaagagttgttctttaaataagcatgacttattcaataccagagcaaatattcattgtggaggcgtACGTACAAACCAGCTCTATTAAGGGAGcacaacaattattcagagacaaatatccgcttcACTCAGTACCAGTgaaaagcagcattcaagatttggtgcgaaaatggcgtacgactggatccatcaaaaatgtaacaaggaacagaactccttctgtccggactcctcagaagtgcacagaagtgtctagatgcagatggagggcagttccaacatttattatgaaggtaaatgcattttatttattttcattccatttgaagtttgtttcaaatcattagtacccatcaatgtcataacacgggccggttttatctgcccaaacCTGTACCTATCAAAAACAGTCCTTCCTAACCTTCTGCAAACACATGTTATGTCCAGAAATGGATACAAactttacaaaaaatatttaaatactccCTTATATAAGAGTCAATGTTGCCAATTCTACATAAATATACTCTCATCATGAAATTTCGACATTCCATCCCACCCTAATGATAGAAAAAccagtccaaacctgtggagtaacggtcagcgcgtctggccgcgaaacgtggtggcccgggttcgaatcccggtcggggcaagttatctggttgaggttttttccggggttttccctcaacccaatacgagcaaatgctgggtaactttcggtgctggaccccggacttattttaccggcattatcaccttcatatcattcagacgctaaataacctagatgttgatacagcgtcgtaaaataacccaagaaaaacaaaaaataaataaattgaaaaaccaCTAGAGTTAGCGGAAAGCCACTGATAGTGTCAAGTATGACATCGACATTTTCCCAAACGtttttacccgtcccaataaTCGTGTCACTGAGCACTAGCAGaagtatttcaaagtttgtcaatttattATACCTTTGCTTGTGACTTATACCATGGCTAGAAAGTTTGTTTATGCTGTCAGATATCATTCACTGCCAGTGTACAACAGGAGATACCCATCCTCCTATGCAGGCAGCTATTCCaatgatcgcaatgcagaaaacaaGCCTGCTTAACAGACCCCTGCACAGCGTTAGCAAGTGAGGTGCCATCAACTTCGCAATAGAAGTTGGTAGACTGCCACGTAggcgaaaggaactggccaccctacccaaatATTTCcgagcctagttgcctcataattggtgcctttggtatcacttgtgaggttaagagctgttgactaaacaacaacaga
Proteins encoded in this window:
- the LOC138693090 gene encoding zinc finger protein 239-like, which produces MDEIKTEPEADPLAVQTGDSTDLEEKKPLSEGGNLLDLNMTRIKQEYVDDDNYDLTAEIKFEEIILPNNFAMVKCEAEEESCDLGLEAEQLNMKAMAEQDEVFCESIADNVISSNRNSDEHEDDVRSESPESCVSSEKPGGEGSVECRYNDKQHPLENNLGKQCRSHTSNSSSSVSSEESETTNKCHVCGKVLSTVWSLKCHLRTHTGEVPYKCDDCGKCFSDSCNLRTHARVHTGEKPFKCHICGKCFLDSSSLTRHVRVHTGEKPFTCNVCGKRFTQSANLKVHARLHTGAKPFKCDICGNGFSQSGNLKMHKRLHTGEKPFKCVTCGKCFSQSATLNRHARQHTA